In Clostridium sp., one DNA window encodes the following:
- the ilvN gene encoding acetolactate synthase small subunit, with amino-acid sequence MKKYVLSVLVENHSGVLSKVAGLFSRRGYNIHSLTVGITEDPQISRMTIVSVGDDYMFEQINKQLNKLIEVIKVVDLTNFSKTVHRELSLVKVSADSDNKLLIIQIANTFRGNIVDMNEKSITIEITGSEEKVSAFIELMKPYGIKESIRTGLTALSRGAN; translated from the coding sequence ATAAAGAAATATGTACTATCAGTATTGGTTGAAAATCATTCCGGGGTTCTAAGCAAGGTTGCAGGATTATTCAGCAGGAGAGGATACAATATTCACAGTCTTACGGTTGGAATTACTGAAGATCCTCAAATATCAAGAATGACAATTGTATCTGTCGGGGATGATTATATGTTTGAGCAGATAAACAAGCAGCTGAATAAATTGATTGAAGTTATAAAAGTAGTGGATTTAACCAATTTTTCAAAGACAGTTCACAGGGAGCTGTCACTTGTGAAGGTATCTGCAGATTCAGATAATAAATTGCTTATAATACAGATAGCAAATACGTTCAGGGGCAACATAGTGGATATGAATGAAAAGAGTATTACAATCGAAATAACGGGAAGTGAGGAAAAGGTTTCTGCATTTATAGAATTAATGAAACCCTATGGGATTAAAGAAAGCATACGAACAGGACTTACTGCACTTTCGAGAGGAGCAAATTAA
- a CDS encoding folate family ECF transporter S component: MENKMNTKSVVTTALFVAVALVIRNFSINIAAGGILTMRISFAAIFYVLPGFLFGPLYGGIAGGLVDVLGYIMAPMGGYIPLLTITNIVAGALPALLWKLIKNSDVNKVKKFYRIFFIVMFLVGVINFLSIEFIPDTLWGKLLMMTGKRAQYFGVGFIIAASIGLLLFFVINTLNKKGGISYKYINGRYFKFVIVLGISGVIVSTLNTYILLIFTPALMTKGFMVLWIPRMFQTIFITLIDSYIVCLLVYYYNLVEKKIVQKVQ, encoded by the coding sequence ATGGAAAACAAAATGAATACAAAATCTGTTGTTACTACTGCATTGTTTGTAGCTGTTGCACTCGTTATAAGAAATTTTTCTATAAATATAGCGGCAGGCGGCATACTTACCATGAGGATAAGTTTTGCTGCTATATTCTACGTACTTCCCGGCTTTTTATTCGGTCCTTTATATGGAGGGATTGCAGGCGGACTTGTTGATGTACTTGGATATATTATGGCACCTATGGGTGGATATATTCCACTTTTGACCATAACCAACATAGTTGCAGGTGCCTTGCCGGCTCTTTTATGGAAACTTATAAAAAACTCAGATGTAAATAAAGTAAAAAAATTTTACAGAATATTTTTTATAGTTATGTTTCTTGTAGGGGTGATAAATTTTCTGTCAATAGAATTTATACCTGATACTTTATGGGGAAAGTTACTTATGATGACGGGAAAGAGGGCACAATATTTCGGCGTTGGTTTTATCATTGCAGCATCCATAGGACTTTTACTGTTTTTTGTAATCAATACTTTGAATAAAAAAGGTGGAATATCCTATAAATATATAAATGGAAGATATTTTAAATTCGTCATAGTGCTCGGCATATCCGGAGTAATAGTATCTACCCTAAATACATATATACTTCTGATATTTACACCCGCCCTCATGACAAAAGGATTTATGGTACTCTGGATTCCAAGAATGTTCCAGACTATTTTTATAACACTTATAGACTCCTATATCGTTTGCCTACTCGTGTATTACTACAATCTCGTTGAGAAGAAGATTGTTCAAAAAGTACAGTAG